From one Mya arenaria isolate MELC-2E11 chromosome 4, ASM2691426v1 genomic stretch:
- the LOC128232780 gene encoding serine/threonine-protein phosphatase 4 catalytic subunit produces the protein MSDVSDLDRQIELLRQCKIIKESEVKSLCAKAREILVEESNVQRVDSPVTVCGDIHGQFYDLKELFKVGGDVPDTNYLFMGDFVDRGFYSVETFLLLLALKVRYPDRITLIRGNHESRQITQVYGFYDECLRKYGSVTVWRYCTEIFDYLSLSAIIDGKIFCVHGGLSPSIQTLDQIRSIDRKQEVPHDGPMCDLLWSDPEDMQGWGVSPRGAGYLFGSDVVSQFNTANNVDLICRAHQLVMEGYKWHFNETVLTVWSAPNYCYRCGNVAAILELDEHLQRDFTIFEAAPQELRGIPTKKPQPDYFL, from the exons ATGTCTGATGTCAGTGACCTTGATAG GCAAATAGAACTGCTACGTCAGTGTAAGATAATAAAAGAAAGTGAAGTTAAATCCCTGTGTGCCAAGGCCCGGGAAATTCTAGTCGAGGAGAGCAATGTACAGAGGGTGGATTCACCTGTCACA GTGTGTGGGGATATTCACGGCCAGTTTTATGATTTGAAAGAGCTTTTCAAAGTAGGAGGGGATGTTCCTGACACTAACTATCTTTTCATGGGAGACTTCGTCGACAGAGGCTTCTATAGTGTAGAAACTTTCCTTCTTCTTTTAGCATTAAAG gTCCGATATCCAGACAGAATAACTCTTATACGGGGTAATCATGAAAGTAGACAGATCACACAGGTGTACGGATTTTATGATGAATGTTTACGGAAGTATGGGTCTGTCACAGTTTGGCGCTACTGCacagaaatatttgattacctCAGCCTCTCTGCCATAATAGATGGAAAG ATATTCTGTGTACATGGAGGCCTGTCCCCATCCATTCAGACCCTGGACCAAATCCGGTCAATAGACAGGAAACAGGAGGTGCCCCATGACGGGCCCATGTGTGACCTGCTCTGGTCAGACCCTGAAG ACATGCAGGGTTGGGGTGTGAGCCCGCGCGGGGCTGGGTACCTGTTCGGTAGTGATGTTGTCTCGCAGTTCAACACGGCAAACAATGTGGACCTGATCTGTCGAGCACATCAGCTTGTTATGGAGGGATACAAGTGGCATTTCAACGAGACTGTGCTCACTGTCTGGTCCGCACCAAACTACTGCTACAG ATGCGGCAATGTAGCTGCAATACTAGAGTTAGATGAACATTTACAGAGAGATTTTACTATATTTGAAGCTGCTCCTCAg GAGCTTCGAGGAATACCTACCAAAAAGCCCCAGCCAGACTATTTCTTATAA